The Rhinolophus sinicus isolate RSC01 linkage group LG07, ASM3656204v1, whole genome shotgun sequence genomic interval GCCAATTACAAGGGTCCAAGTGGGATCAGCTTCATCCTTCAGGGAGAGGACAATAAGGAAACCACGTGCTCCTCCGCTCTCAGCTCCCTTTTTATGACCCAGAGGTAACATTTTCATTTGAATCCATCATGGCCAAAGGGACCCAGGCCCCTCCGTCCCTCTGGTGGAAGGAGGAGTATGTCACTTACCTGGTCCTCCTTCTCAGGTGGCCACAGCTCCCTCTGTGGGGACAAAGTCACAGATGAGCCAAGAGCCTCCAGAGCCCCACACCCGGCAGTTCAGCTCATAGGAGGCAGATATTGGTTCCCAGCAGGTTAGTACCCCAtaccctcccccatcccctgcaATGAACCCTTGAACACTCTCCCTGCGCCCACCTTGCGCTGTATGACGGCGTCCTCAAACCACTCGGCCTGATTGGCAATCCAGAACATAGCCACAGGGAAGGTGAGATAGAGTGTCATCTGGAAGGTGGGGAAATGGGAGAGCAGAGCCAGCGATAACCACCCCCCTCCGAAGTGCTGAAGTTGCTCAGAGCCTGGAGGACCATCCTCTGGCAGAGCCCAGAGGCATCTCCTCAGGGACCCCAAGAAGCCTGGGATTATGGGAGTCTCGCCCCCATAATCCAAGAGACCTTATTTTTGAAAGCTCCCTCCAAGTAAGGGAGACTCCCTCTCAAAGAAAGACACACACTCCTGGCCCCAGCAGTACAGGAGCTCCTACCACAACCACAGGCATCTCTTTGAGACTTCGTTACCCAGCTCCCCCAGGTCAGGTCCAGGGGGCACTCCAAAGCCCTCATTCTTCAGAATCTACTCCCCTAGTCTAGGAGTCTCCCTatcggacacacacacacacacacacaccctgagtCCAAGAACTCCCCCAGAGTCTGGAGCCTTCCGTCTTACAGCCCTCACCCTCGATCTCCCCTCTTAGAGGCCCTTCCTCACACCAGCCTTCCCGGAGCCCCCCGAACCGGGCGCCCCCTCCTCTGAGTTTCCAACCCTGAAGGGCCTTCTCAAATCGCAACATCTTTCTCCCCAGAGCTCTATCTCTTGGAATCCCCTTTTTTTAGAGCCTCCTTCTCAGATCCAGGAAAACGCCCCCGCCCACCCGCTCGATTGCCCACTGACCCGAAACACCTCCAGCTTCACCCCCATTTCGCTTCGGCGAGGCTACAAAGCAGCTTCCGCCCAAAGCCACCCCCTCCAGCAAAACAGCAGCAGCTCATTGGGAATTCGCGGGATCCACCGCTGAAGCTGATTGGCCGACGAGCCCCGGATGACGTCATCTCCGGGCTCCTACTCTCTGCTTCTGATCGCCAGCGACGTCTAAGTGAAAGTCAACAGCTTGTGTGGCAGTCTCGGGATGGGGTCAGCCAATAGAAAGTGAGTCTGGAGGGGGAGGGCGGGGTTGGCCTGCAGAGCGAGACGTCATTCGCACGCGACTCCTTCCTGTAGCTGGAGAGCCAGcataatggtggtgatggctcGACTCTCGCGGCCGGAGCGGCCGGACCCTGTGTTCGTGAGTTTGTTGCGGGGCAAGGGGTGGCTCGTGTGGGGACATAGGGGCTTCGATGCCGCAGGCGGTCAGGGTCTGGCCCCCCGGGGATCTAGGCCACAGCTGTGTCGGCCTGAGGGCGGGAGGACCCTAATGGGCCAGAGGCCGTATGGTGATGTCCCGGTCAGGCTGGCCAGGAGTAAAGGTCTCGTGCCGGAGCCCAGGGG includes:
- the PET100 gene encoding protein PET100 homolog, mitochondrial isoform X1, whose translation is MGVKLEVFRMTLYLTFPVAMFWIANQAEWFEDAVIQRKRELWPPEKEDQRQELEEFKERIRKQREEKLLRSAQQSS
- the PET100 gene encoding protein PET100 homolog, mitochondrial isoform X2: MGVKLEVFRMTLYLTFPVAMFWIANQAEWFEDAVIQRKRELWPPEKEDQDEADPTWTLVIGTGLPV